A window of the Bacillus sp. A301a_S52 genome harbors these coding sequences:
- the nadD gene encoding nicotinate (nicotinamide) nucleotide adenylyltransferase, with amino-acid sequence MKKVGLLGGTFDPPHIGHLVMAEEARLEKSLDEIWWMPNPLPPHKEISSDTSEESRLDLVKKMVDCHPSFRLCTFEMERTRPSYTTETVKALMEEMPTIQFSFIMGGDSLENFHKWYKYDELSQLLPFIVVARPGYQPKHPTSFRELTIIKNIKLDVSSTEIRNKIKVGSLNRFLLTDAVYDYIREYRLYE; translated from the coding sequence GTGAAGAAAGTAGGCTTATTAGGTGGAACGTTCGATCCGCCTCATATAGGACACTTAGTAATGGCTGAGGAAGCAAGGCTAGAAAAATCTCTTGATGAAATTTGGTGGATGCCTAACCCTCTCCCTCCCCACAAAGAGATTAGCTCAGATACTTCAGAAGAAAGCAGACTTGATCTTGTTAAGAAAATGGTAGATTGTCATCCTTCATTTCGTCTATGTACATTTGAAATGGAGCGTACTCGCCCATCTTATACAACAGAGACGGTGAAAGCTTTGATGGAAGAGATGCCAACTATTCAGTTTTCTTTTATAATGGGTGGAGACAGTTTAGAGAATTTCCATAAGTGGTATAAGTATGACGAACTTAGTCAGCTACTTCCATTTATTGTAGTGGCTAGGCCTGGTTATCAGCCTAAACACCCGACATCATTTCGAGAACTTACCATTATAAAAAATATTAAGTTGGACGTGTCATCGACAGAGATTAGGAACAAAATTAAAGTTGGTTCTTTAAATCGTTTTCTGCTGACAGATGCTGTTTATGATTATATAAGGGAGTATCGTTTATATGAATGA
- the yqeK gene encoding bis(5'-nucleosyl)-tetraphosphatase (symmetrical) YqeK has protein sequence MNEAEALLVVKRALKPERFSHTQRVVETAAHLADKYGGNKNTIKLAAILHDYAKNRPVEEMKNIVKTIETIPNDVLLYGDELLHAFVGAHYVKEELRVKDEAVLSAIYWHTTGKENMTVEDKIVFLADFIEPGRTFEAAEKVRITAAQDLDKACLECLIHTICYLTKKGVPVYPATFKAYNDFVIKISSMEGEK, from the coding sequence ATGAATGAAGCAGAGGCTTTATTAGTAGTGAAGCGAGCGTTAAAGCCGGAAAGGTTTTCGCACACCCAAAGGGTTGTTGAAACAGCCGCACATTTGGCAGATAAATATGGTGGAAACAAGAATACCATTAAATTAGCTGCTATTTTGCATGACTACGCTAAGAATCGCCCAGTAGAAGAGATGAAGAATATCGTGAAAACTATCGAAACTATTCCTAATGATGTGTTACTTTATGGAGATGAATTATTGCATGCTTTTGTTGGTGCTCATTACGTTAAAGAGGAATTAAGGGTAAAAGATGAGGCGGTATTGTCAGCTATATATTGGCATACTACTGGAAAAGAAAATATGACTGTTGAGGATAAAATCGTCTTCCTAGCTGATTTTATCGAGCCAGGAAGAACGTTTGAGGCAGCTGAAAAAGTCCGGATAACAGCGGCGCAAGATTTGGATAAAGCTTGCTTAGAATGTTTAATCCATACGATTTGTTATTTGACAAAAAAAGGCGTTCCTGTTTATCCGGCTACATTTAAAGCGTACAATGATTTTGTGATTAAAATAAGTAGCATGGAGGGTGAAAAGTAA
- the rsfS gene encoding ribosome silencing factor, translating to MQSKDKLDLAVKAVDDKKAHAITALDMRGVSLVADYFVICHGNSEVQVEAISREVKDRANLAGLDVKRLEGLEEARWVLIDLNDVIVHVFHKDERTYYNLEKLWGDAQTIELESIIQA from the coding sequence ATGCAATCTAAAGATAAGTTGGACTTAGCGGTGAAAGCGGTTGATGATAAAAAAGCGCATGCCATTACAGCGCTTGACATGAGAGGGGTATCGCTTGTTGCCGATTATTTTGTTATTTGCCACGGCAATTCGGAAGTACAAGTAGAAGCCATTTCAAGAGAAGTTAAAGATAGAGCCAATCTAGCAGGTCTAGATGTTAAGCGGTTAGAAGGACTAGAAGAAGCAAGGTGGGTTTTAATTGATTTAAATGATGTGATCGTTCATGTGTTCCATAAAGATGAACGGACGTATTATAATTTAGAAAAGCTTTGGGGAGATGCACAGACAATTGAATTGGAGAGTATTATTCAAGCTTAG
- a CDS encoding class I SAM-dependent methyltransferase, with protein MTYAHFASLYDRLMEDAPYTKWVSYAEKHLPAEGRVLDVACGTGTFTLMLAQKGFRVSGTDISGEMLAVAEEKSRKMHVATPFFLQDMRSLAGFTEIDGVTLFCDGINYLHDGEDVKRTFKTIYKTLKRDGILLLDAHTPFKFDHYFNNQLYGIDDENVSYMWFCDKEKDPLSVRHSLTFFVKTDNGLYERKDEEHFQRTYPIESYVSWLEEAGYSHIEVTGDFGARPLRADDERLFIKAKK; from the coding sequence ATGACATACGCTCATTTCGCATCATTGTATGATCGCCTAATGGAAGATGCTCCGTATACTAAATGGGTTTCATATGCGGAAAAACATCTACCTGCAGAGGGGAGAGTTCTTGATGTTGCCTGTGGAACTGGCACCTTTACTTTGATGTTGGCGCAAAAAGGGTTCCGAGTCAGTGGAACAGATATTTCTGGAGAAATGCTGGCTGTAGCAGAAGAGAAATCTCGAAAGATGCACGTTGCTACGCCATTCTTTTTACAAGATATGCGTTCTTTAGCAGGCTTTACAGAAATAGATGGGGTGACTTTATTCTGTGATGGGATTAATTACCTCCATGATGGAGAAGATGTGAAGCGAACATTTAAGACGATTTACAAAACGCTAAAACGTGATGGTATTTTATTGCTTGATGCACATACGCCATTCAAATTTGACCACTACTTTAATAATCAGCTCTATGGGATTGATGATGAAAATGTCTCATATATGTGGTTTTGTGATAAGGAAAAAGATCCTCTTTCAGTAAGACATTCTCTCACATTCTTTGTGAAAACTGATAATGGGCTGTACGAGAGAAAGGATGAGGAACACTTTCAGCGAACGTATCCTATTGAATCATACGTATCTTGGTTAGAAGAAGCTGGATATTCGCACATAGAAGTAACAGGGGACTTTGGTGCTAGACCATTGAGAGCGGATGATGAGAGACTTTTTATAAAAGCGAAAAAATAA
- a CDS encoding late competence protein ComER, producing the protein MQQLGFIGTGSMGSILLESFVKAGIPEEMIHVTNRSIEKVKKIKAQFKQISDHRNSRTLADNADWIFVCTKPADMVGVLKDMSTYLKPHHVIITITSPLQVEEAEEILYKTKTPVVRFIPSIVNLSLQGPSLVTFGNRCSNGLQNELNQLFNLISSPISITADITRAASDLSSCGPAFISFLVRQMIKGAVEETGIKEGTALKITESMLIAYGELLRGKQFDLATLQKRVTVPGGVTGVGLDVLEEDTKNTFHNMFKATHKKYAHDRDHIKALLNK; encoded by the coding sequence ATGCAACAATTGGGTTTTATCGGAACGGGGAGCATGGGAAGCATTTTACTTGAATCTTTTGTTAAAGCGGGAATTCCTGAAGAAATGATTCATGTGACCAATCGAAGCATTGAAAAAGTGAAGAAAATAAAGGCCCAATTTAAACAAATATCAGATCATAGGAATAGTCGTACGTTGGCTGATAATGCTGATTGGATTTTTGTTTGTACAAAACCTGCTGATATGGTCGGAGTTTTAAAAGATATGTCAACTTACTTAAAACCTCATCACGTCATTATTACCATCACAAGCCCGCTACAAGTTGAAGAAGCTGAAGAAATATTATATAAGACTAAAACACCAGTTGTTCGATTTATTCCAAGCATTGTTAACTTATCTCTACAAGGCCCATCATTAGTGACTTTCGGGAACAGGTGCTCAAATGGACTACAAAATGAACTCAATCAACTATTTAATCTCATATCTTCCCCAATCTCTATTACTGCAGATATAACAAGAGCAGCTTCTGATTTATCTAGCTGTGGGCCTGCTTTTATCAGTTTTTTAGTAAGACAAATGATCAAAGGTGCAGTGGAAGAAACTGGTATAAAAGAGGGGACAGCGTTAAAAATTACGGAATCAATGTTAATTGCTTATGGTGAATTACTTAGAGGAAAACAATTTGATTTGGCTACATTACAAAAAAGAGTAACTGTTCCAGGGGGCGTGACAGGGGTGGGATTAGATGTTTTAGAAGAAGATACTAAAAACACTTTCCATAACATGTTTAAAGCGACACATAAGAAGTATGCTCATGATCGTGATCATATTAAGGCATTACTAAATAAATAA
- a CDS encoding helix-hairpin-helix domain-containing protein, which translates to MKRFIHHRLFRHPVYLVGAIIAIITFLTIFFFTSESAEKEHANELTAFWEEEYEGKVNEEVEELTQDIIVDIKGEVAKPGIYKMQPDDRVNNVVAKAGGFTDEANIEVINLAQRCYDEMVIVVPSSTDDSEGTLPHLAVSGSENEEGIFLNEATLDDLTSLPGIGPAKAEAIISYREEHGPFQTKEDIVNVPGIGEKTLETLEDYLIIR; encoded by the coding sequence ATGAAACGATTCATTCACCATCGATTATTTAGGCACCCTGTCTATCTGGTAGGGGCAATAATAGCTATTATCACTTTCCTTACCATTTTTTTCTTCACTAGTGAATCTGCTGAAAAGGAACATGCTAACGAGCTGACTGCCTTTTGGGAAGAGGAATATGAAGGAAAAGTGAATGAGGAAGTGGAGGAGCTCACTCAAGATATTATCGTAGATATTAAAGGAGAAGTGGCCAAACCAGGAATTTATAAAATGCAGCCAGATGATAGAGTGAATAATGTGGTTGCAAAGGCAGGAGGGTTTACCGATGAAGCGAATATAGAGGTCATTAACCTTGCTCAAAGGTGCTATGATGAGATGGTAATAGTGGTTCCGTCGTCTACAGATGATTCAGAAGGGACGTTGCCTCATTTAGCTGTAAGCGGTAGTGAGAATGAGGAAGGTATTTTTCTCAATGAAGCAACACTGGACGATTTGACCTCCTTACCTGGTATTGGACCAGCAAAAGCGGAAGCCATCATCTCCTATCGAGAAGAGCATGGACCATTTCAAACGAAGGAGGACATTGTAAATGTGCCTGGAATAGGAGAAAAAACACTTGAAACATTAGAAGACTACTTAATTATTAGATAG
- a CDS encoding ComE operon protein 2 encodes MERISWHQYFMAQSHLLALRSTCTRLMVGATVVRDKRIIAGGYNGSISGGKHCIDDGCYLIDNHCARTVHAEINALLQCAKFGVPTEGAEIYVTHFPCLNCSKALIQAGIKKVYYAQDYKNHEFAIEMFDQAGVTVEQVELEEMILDTKNKEKLLFTAELLRQLEAKGADKEMIEKFRDEANKLYTSSS; translated from the coding sequence ATGGAACGCATTTCATGGCACCAATACTTCATGGCACAAAGTCACTTGCTAGCTTTAAGAAGTACATGTACTAGATTGATGGTAGGAGCTACAGTTGTTAGGGATAAACGAATCATTGCTGGAGGATACAATGGTTCTATATCCGGTGGAAAGCATTGTATAGATGATGGTTGTTATCTAATTGATAATCATTGTGCAAGAACCGTTCACGCTGAAATAAATGCTCTTTTGCAATGTGCTAAATTCGGTGTTCCTACAGAAGGAGCAGAAATTTATGTGACCCATTTCCCGTGTTTAAATTGTAGTAAGGCGTTAATACAAGCAGGTATCAAAAAAGTTTATTATGCTCAAGATTATAAAAATCACGAATTTGCTATTGAGATGTTTGATCAAGCTGGGGTAACAGTTGAGCAAGTTGAGCTTGAGGAAATGATTCTTGACACTAAAAACAAAGAAAAGTTATTGTTTACAGCAGAACTTTTACGGCAGCTAGAAGCTAAAGGCGCTGATAAAGAAATGATTGAAAAATTCAGAGACGAAGCCAACAAGCTATATACCTCATCTAGCTAA
- a CDS encoding DNA internalization-related competence protein ComEC/Rec2: MKPAYYCIAFSVISGLSASLYGWQLWSITFLIVAALPHLKYLNHLKAWISLFFYVTLMGICYIYGHYIIESRVSYLDGEETEFSARILTEPRKTSLGRSLSFQAKLKHGEKIYIYLPYKENLLKPVLNDECEFKGKLSPPKSARNPYSFDYNTFLREQNIYWTVTVNSNSLTCEEGDSNWFHTLKKWRSNTIDQLTYAKDEEASALIAALVFGDRSLFSEQRLDQFRQLGIIHLLAVSGLHIGLVTAVLYYLLYRIGMTRENAAYFVMAILPVYALIAGGAPSVIRASLTCLFVILTVRFKWRLSLLDILAIVCIILLLSNPFYLYHLGFQLSFLTSFSLLLSKRIFLNSSPFLSLLKVTGVAQLISLPLMLYHFYEVSVLSLLINMFFIPFVSLWVLPLAFITVFLQLLWPPVASFSFTLISQSLKPVYMVIAEWTWPQLVTGQPSQRVLLAMIITIILCLVLWEAQKKKWLVIAGFCSLLLVALPIILSHFNGKTVVTILDVGQGDAIVIELPYRNGVYLIDTGGVIRWESDLIENNEKTVAGPGKNVIEPFLKAKGIKHIDRLILTHGHLDHLGETCYLTEVVTIGEAFYPLAESVPQEAKSQLMCLDDKNIPIIQAEKGMSWNVGDDSFFIVHPHGDEMEENDRSIVLLANLSGISFLFTGDLEEEGEKRLLTHYPNLKADILKVGHHGSRTSTKEELLEQLKPKVGVVSVGGNNTFGHPYPDVLTRLESHQITVFRTDIHGAITIEFKDNFSFTIDHFLK, translated from the coding sequence ATGAAGCCAGCGTATTACTGCATAGCTTTTTCAGTTATTAGCGGTTTATCTGCTAGTTTGTATGGGTGGCAACTTTGGTCAATTACCTTTCTCATTGTTGCTGCATTGCCACATCTTAAATATCTAAACCACTTAAAGGCATGGATAAGCCTGTTTTTCTATGTGACATTAATGGGGATATGTTATATATATGGACATTACATCATAGAGAGTCGTGTTTCTTATTTAGATGGAGAGGAAACAGAATTTAGTGCTCGTATATTAACAGAACCGAGAAAGACGTCATTAGGACGAAGCTTATCTTTTCAAGCGAAGCTAAAACACGGCGAAAAAATATATATTTATTTACCATATAAGGAGAATCTATTAAAGCCAGTTTTAAATGATGAATGTGAATTTAAAGGTAAGTTGTCCCCTCCAAAATCGGCAAGAAATCCATATAGTTTTGATTATAATACCTTCTTACGTGAGCAAAATATATATTGGACAGTGACAGTTAATTCTAATAGTTTAACATGTGAAGAAGGAGATTCTAATTGGTTTCACACACTAAAGAAATGGCGGAGTAACACCATTGATCAACTTACGTATGCAAAAGATGAAGAAGCTTCAGCTTTAATTGCTGCTCTCGTGTTTGGAGACAGATCTTTATTCAGTGAACAACGTTTGGATCAATTTAGACAACTAGGTATTATACATTTACTGGCGGTATCTGGCTTGCACATCGGTTTAGTCACAGCCGTGCTTTATTATTTATTGTACAGAATTGGTATGACGAGAGAAAATGCTGCCTATTTTGTTATGGCTATTTTGCCTGTTTATGCACTAATAGCAGGTGGAGCGCCGTCTGTCATTCGTGCTTCCCTAACCTGCCTATTTGTCATACTAACTGTTCGTTTTAAATGGAGACTCAGCCTTTTAGACATCCTCGCGATCGTATGTATCATTCTCTTGTTAAGTAACCCTTTTTACCTCTATCATCTCGGTTTTCAATTGTCATTTTTGACAAGCTTTTCCCTCCTTTTATCAAAGCGCATTTTTCTTAACTCCTCACCATTTCTCAGTTTGCTTAAAGTGACAGGTGTAGCTCAACTCATCTCCTTACCGTTAATGCTTTATCATTTTTATGAGGTCTCAGTTTTGTCATTACTTATCAATATGTTTTTTATTCCTTTCGTGTCTCTTTGGGTATTGCCGCTGGCCTTTATTACCGTGTTCCTTCAGTTATTATGGCCACCAGTTGCTAGTTTCTCTTTTACATTGATTAGCCAGTCGCTAAAGCCTGTCTATATGGTTATAGCTGAATGGACATGGCCGCAACTAGTTACAGGGCAACCTTCTCAACGTGTGCTTTTAGCTATGATTATCACTATTATTTTGTGTTTAGTCTTATGGGAAGCCCAAAAAAAGAAATGGTTAGTTATTGCTGGATTCTGTAGTTTATTGCTAGTTGCTTTGCCAATTATTTTATCTCATTTTAATGGAAAAACGGTTGTTACGATACTTGATGTTGGTCAAGGGGATGCTATTGTCATTGAATTACCGTATAGAAATGGTGTTTACCTAATAGATACAGGAGGTGTTATTCGTTGGGAAAGTGATTTGATTGAAAATAATGAAAAAACGGTGGCAGGTCCAGGAAAAAATGTCATTGAACCCTTTTTAAAAGCAAAAGGGATCAAACATATAGATCGGCTTATTCTTACTCATGGTCATTTAGATCACCTTGGTGAAACATGTTATTTGACAGAGGTGGTAACCATTGGTGAAGCTTTTTATCCATTAGCGGAGTCTGTACCTCAAGAAGCTAAAAGTCAGTTAATGTGTTTGGATGATAAAAATATTCCAATTATCCAAGCTGAAAAGGGGATGTCTTGGAATGTTGGTGACGATTCTTTTTTCATCGTGCACCCCCACGGTGATGAAATGGAGGAAAATGACCGTTCGATCGTTCTTTTAGCTAATTTGAGTGGGATCTCGTTTTTGTTTACAGGCGATTTAGAAGAAGAGGGGGAAAAACGTTTATTAACTCATTATCCCAATTTGAAAGCTGATATTTTAAAAGTGGGTCATCATGGTAGTAGAACATCCACAAAGGAAGAACTGCTAGAACAGTTGAAGCCTAAAGTAGGAGTGGTTTCTGTAGGGGGAAATAATACATTTGGCCATCCGTATCCTGATGTATTAACGCGCCTTGAAAGCCATCAAATCACCGTTTTTCGTACAGATATTCATGGGGCTATTACAATAGAATTTAAGGATAACTTTTCTTTTACTATAGATCATTTTCTAAAATAA
- a CDS encoding YqzM family protein, producing MNEFEKEVQSKRNDAIDSGIGFVVGFGFFALIFIIAQVIDLAL from the coding sequence ATGAATGAATTTGAAAAAGAAGTTCAATCAAAGCGAAACGATGCAATAGACAGTGGTATTGGTTTTGTGGTAGGATTTGGATTTTTCGCCTTAATTTTCATTATTGCCCAAGTGATTGATTTAGCACTTTAA
- the holA gene encoding DNA polymerase III subunit delta: MSYVDVLKEINKGNLSPLYLLYGSETYLVEDILQRIISATLSREEQEFNLSKFDMQEHAVEIAIEEAYTYPFMGGKRVVIVKNAYFLSAQQTKEKVEHDMKKLQSYIDNPAAETIFILVAPYEKLDERKKLVKSLKKQGVIMEGKPLEEKDLRHWVGSKGEEFGVTFNSEAQGALLALTGANLMIMASEIQKLALHVGEGETVQQHHVESLVARSLEQDIFSLVDSVVKSNVPRALKIYKDLLKQKEAPLKITALMVRQFRILYQVKQLVSQGYGEKMIASQLKLHPYVVKLAGRQVKKFDDSQLLMLIDQLADLDYRIKTGQVNDELGVELFLLKRQPHNLSV; the protein is encoded by the coding sequence ATGTCATATGTGGATGTATTAAAAGAAATTAACAAAGGGAATCTTTCCCCACTTTATTTATTATACGGTTCTGAAACCTATCTAGTTGAAGATATTTTACAAAGAATTATTTCTGCCACCCTCTCACGTGAGGAGCAGGAGTTTAATTTATCTAAATTTGATATGCAGGAACATGCGGTAGAAATAGCTATTGAAGAAGCCTATACTTATCCGTTTATGGGGGGAAAACGTGTTGTGATTGTCAAAAATGCTTATTTTTTGTCAGCACAACAAACGAAAGAAAAGGTTGAGCATGATATGAAGAAATTACAATCGTACATTGATAATCCAGCGGCGGAAACGATTTTTATTCTGGTTGCCCCTTATGAAAAATTAGACGAAAGAAAAAAACTTGTCAAATCGCTTAAGAAGCAAGGGGTAATAATGGAAGGAAAACCTTTAGAGGAAAAGGATTTACGTCACTGGGTTGGGAGTAAGGGTGAAGAGTTTGGTGTGACATTTAATTCAGAAGCTCAAGGAGCACTTCTTGCGTTGACAGGTGCCAATTTAATGATTATGGCATCGGAAATACAAAAATTAGCACTTCACGTTGGAGAAGGTGAGACGGTTCAACAACATCATGTGGAAAGCCTTGTGGCAAGGTCTCTTGAACAAGACATTTTTTCACTTGTTGATAGTGTCGTAAAGTCAAATGTGCCACGCGCTCTTAAAATATATAAAGACTTATTAAAACAAAAGGAAGCCCCTTTAAAAATAACAGCGCTTATGGTTCGCCAGTTTCGTATTTTATATCAAGTTAAACAGCTTGTTAGTCAAGGTTATGGTGAAAAAATGATTGCTTCCCAATTGAAATTACACCCATATGTTGTTAAATTGGCTGGAAGACAAGTGAAGAAATTTGATGACAGTCAATTACTAATGCTCATTGATCAACTCGCTGACCTTGATTATCGGATTAAAACAGGGCAAGTGAATGATGAATTAGGAGTAGAGCTCTTTTTGCTAAAAAGACAACCGCATAACCTATCGGTATAG
- the rpsT gene encoding 30S ribosomal protein S20 has product MANIKSAIKRGRTNEKRRAQNAAFKSDLRRSIKVFNAKAEEKDVEGAKEAFLVATKKLDKAANRGLFHKNAANRQKSRLQQRLNEISA; this is encoded by the coding sequence ATGGCAAACATTAAATCTGCTATCAAACGCGGACGGACGAATGAAAAGCGCCGTGCCCAGAATGCTGCATTTAAATCAGACCTACGTAGATCAATCAAAGTCTTTAATGCAAAAGCTGAAGAAAAAGACGTTGAGGGTGCTAAGGAAGCATTCCTTGTTGCTACAAAAAAGCTTGATAAAGCAGCGAATAGAGGTCTTTTCCATAAAAACGCAGCTAACCGTCAAAAGTCACGGTTACAACAACGTTTAAACGAAATTTCTGCATAA